A window of Cohnella herbarum contains these coding sequences:
- a CDS encoding 3-hydroxyacyl-CoA dehydrogenase/enoyl-CoA hydratase family protein codes for MWNVRKAAVIGAGVMGSAIAAHLANVGIPCLLLDLEGLAAKGIARLKETKPSPLYDPSFITRIRAGDLDRDAALLSECDWVIEAVSEKMDVKHSVWSLIDSAWRPGMIVSSNTSGLSINEVTSVCGEACRRNAMVTHFFNPPRYMKLLEIVPCRETDPHAVAEVARFCQERLGKGVVMAKDTPNFIANRIGTYAMLATLKAMEKHGLTVEEVDAVTGPLLGRPKSATFRTLDMVGLDTFLHVCRNVRENVTDPLEAAAFAAPEIVEVLVSKGWIGEKSGGGFYRKNNAEKGKDRIQVLDPVTMTYGSRSKVSSPALEAAKLARGTSGKLQALLEAAEHDRLAAFARDVMEATLCYSAEKLGEIADTAYEIDQAMRWGFNWEEGPFETWDALGVGETAARLEARGIAVPAPVASMLAKEASTFYIKKTGSLFHYSKGHYKYVEENKEELSLSVLRDRGKKIFTADGASLIDLGDDVACLEFHSPHNAIGPGVLAAIRQASEEVASNWRGLVLANEGRNFCVGANLMLLLMEAENGEWEEIDLIIREFQMSMKTLRVMPRPVVAAPHRMTLGGGVEACLPADRILFSAETYFGLVETGVGLIPAGGGCLASAVMAQERAEAAGTDDVTSPLSQLFETIAMAKVSESGHHARRLGYWRANDAVIVREESRIAEAKSAVLELDRRGYAVPEADRRVAVGGREAATVLKLAVSAMRRGGYVSDHDVRIAGKLAGVLSGGDVPAGTVVREQHLLDLEREAFLSLCGEPLTQARMRQMLATGKPLRN; via the coding sequence GGATCTGGAAGGACTGGCGGCTAAGGGAATCGCTCGGTTGAAAGAAACGAAGCCCTCGCCGTTATACGATCCTTCGTTCATTACCCGGATTCGGGCGGGAGATCTGGATCGGGATGCGGCATTGTTATCGGAATGCGACTGGGTCATTGAGGCCGTCTCCGAGAAAATGGACGTCAAGCATAGCGTATGGTCGCTGATCGACTCGGCTTGGAGACCTGGGATGATCGTCAGCAGCAACACTTCCGGATTGTCGATCAACGAAGTGACATCGGTTTGCGGCGAGGCTTGCCGACGGAATGCGATGGTAACTCATTTTTTCAATCCGCCGCGGTACATGAAGCTGCTCGAAATCGTCCCTTGCCGAGAGACGGACCCTCATGCGGTCGCCGAGGTTGCGAGGTTTTGCCAAGAAAGATTAGGCAAAGGCGTCGTGATGGCGAAGGACACTCCGAATTTTATAGCGAACAGAATCGGGACTTATGCGATGCTTGCGACGTTGAAGGCGATGGAAAAGCACGGACTGACGGTAGAGGAGGTCGACGCCGTTACAGGTCCTTTGCTCGGACGGCCTAAGAGCGCGACTTTTCGTACGTTGGATATGGTCGGGTTGGATACGTTCCTGCACGTATGCCGCAATGTGAGAGAGAACGTCACGGATCCATTGGAAGCGGCGGCCTTTGCTGCTCCGGAAATCGTAGAAGTGTTAGTATCGAAAGGCTGGATCGGGGAAAAAAGCGGAGGAGGCTTCTATCGCAAAAACAACGCCGAGAAGGGAAAAGATCGCATTCAAGTGCTGGATCCGGTCACGATGACCTACGGGTCGCGAAGCAAAGTGTCATCGCCCGCCTTGGAAGCGGCGAAGCTGGCCAGAGGAACGTCGGGAAAGCTTCAAGCTTTGTTGGAAGCCGCGGAGCATGACAGGTTAGCGGCCTTCGCCCGCGACGTTATGGAAGCTACCTTATGTTATTCGGCTGAAAAGCTAGGAGAAATCGCGGATACCGCCTATGAAATCGATCAAGCGATGAGATGGGGTTTTAACTGGGAGGAAGGTCCGTTCGAAACCTGGGATGCTCTCGGCGTCGGAGAAACGGCAGCCCGGCTCGAGGCAAGGGGAATCGCCGTACCGGCTCCGGTAGCCTCGATGCTCGCGAAGGAAGCTTCCACTTTCTACATTAAAAAAACGGGAAGCTTATTTCATTACTCCAAAGGCCACTACAAGTATGTGGAAGAGAACAAGGAAGAACTGTCTTTAAGCGTGCTTCGCGATCGCGGCAAGAAGATTTTTACGGCGGACGGGGCTAGCTTGATCGATCTCGGGGACGATGTCGCGTGCTTGGAGTTTCATTCTCCGCACAATGCGATCGGACCCGGAGTATTGGCGGCCATTCGCCAGGCTTCCGAAGAGGTGGCCAGCAATTGGCGGGGGCTCGTGCTCGCTAACGAAGGGAGAAATTTCTGCGTTGGCGCGAATCTCATGCTGCTGTTGATGGAAGCGGAAAACGGGGAATGGGAGGAAATTGACCTTATTATTCGCGAGTTCCAGATGAGCATGAAGACGCTGCGGGTCATGCCGCGTCCGGTCGTTGCGGCTCCGCACAGGATGACGTTAGGCGGAGGGGTGGAAGCTTGTTTGCCCGCCGATCGGATTCTTTTCTCGGCGGAAACGTATTTCGGTCTCGTGGAGACGGGAGTCGGATTAATCCCTGCGGGCGGAGGGTGTTTGGCTTCGGCGGTGATGGCGCAGGAACGCGCGGAAGCGGCGGGAACGGACGATGTGACTTCTCCGCTATCCCAGTTGTTCGAGACGATCGCGATGGCGAAAGTATCGGAAAGCGGGCATCATGCCAGGCGGCTTGGATATTGGAGGGCGAACGATGCGGTCATTGTTCGTGAGGAATCGCGAATCGCCGAGGCGAAGAGCGCGGTGTTGGAGCTCGATCGGCGCGGCTACGCCGTTCCCGAAGCAGATCGGCGAGTAGCCGTCGGCGGAAGAGAGGCGGCGACCGTGCTGAAGCTCGCGGTGTCGGCGATGCGCCGCGGCGGCTACGTTTCGGACCATGACGTCCGAATCGCCGGGAAGCTCGCCGGGGTGCTTAGCGGAGGAGACGTTCCCGCGGGAACTGTCGTGCGCGAACAGCATTTGCTCGATCTCGAGCGCGAAGCTTTCTTGAGCTTATGCGGAGAACCGCTCACCCAAGCACGCATGCGCCAAATGCTCGCCACCGGCAAACCTCTCCGCAATTAA
- a CDS encoding thiolase family protein: protein MIAREAVIVSAVRTAVGRGKKGGFAQTRPEDLGAAVLREAVRRVPGLRPADIDDVILGCAMPEGEQGLNVARLIALHAGFPVHVPAVTVNRFCASGLQAIAQAAAAIQSGIVDTVIAGGVESMSRIPMTGFKLSPHPGLYDAMPSAYMGMGHTAELVARRCGITREQQDEFASDSHRKAAQAAATGRFQDELLPILTSSTQAASDGQLETKHYTLASDECVRPDTTVEKLAALKPSFAVNGTVTAGNSSPYSDGAAAVVVMSREKAESLGIQPMAIFRAYSVAGIQPEIMGLGPVEAVPKVLKQANLAKEQVSLWEINEAFAAQCIPVIDRLEIDHELVNVNGGAIALGHPLGCTGAKLTVTLLHELLRLGGGYGVVTMCIGGGMGAAGVFEVV, encoded by the coding sequence ATGATAGCCAGAGAAGCCGTCATCGTCTCGGCGGTACGCACGGCGGTTGGCCGGGGGAAGAAAGGTGGCTTCGCTCAGACCCGCCCGGAAGATTTAGGCGCGGCGGTGCTTCGCGAAGCGGTGCGACGAGTGCCGGGGTTGCGGCCGGCCGACATCGACGATGTCATTCTCGGCTGCGCGATGCCGGAAGGGGAGCAAGGGCTGAACGTTGCGCGGCTGATCGCGTTGCATGCCGGGTTTCCCGTTCATGTTCCCGCGGTAACCGTGAACCGTTTCTGCGCCTCGGGATTACAGGCGATTGCCCAGGCGGCGGCGGCTATCCAGAGCGGTATCGTCGATACGGTCATCGCGGGAGGCGTGGAAAGCATGAGCCGGATTCCGATGACCGGCTTCAAACTTTCTCCCCACCCGGGACTCTATGACGCGATGCCCTCCGCCTATATGGGCATGGGGCATACGGCGGAACTTGTTGCTAGGCGTTGCGGCATCACGAGGGAGCAGCAGGATGAGTTCGCCTCGGATAGTCATCGCAAAGCGGCTCAAGCCGCGGCAACCGGCCGGTTTCAAGATGAGCTGCTCCCTATTCTTACGTCGTCGACCCAAGCTGCTTCGGACGGTCAATTAGAGACTAAGCATTATACCTTGGCGAGCGATGAGTGCGTGCGACCGGATACGACGGTAGAGAAACTAGCCGCTCTTAAGCCATCGTTCGCCGTCAACGGAACCGTAACCGCGGGTAATTCATCTCCCTATAGCGATGGCGCCGCGGCGGTCGTCGTCATGAGCCGGGAAAAGGCGGAAAGTCTAGGCATTCAACCGATGGCGATCTTCAGGGCATACAGCGTAGCGGGAATCCAGCCGGAGATTATGGGACTTGGTCCGGTCGAAGCCGTACCCAAGGTGCTTAAGCAAGCCAATCTAGCGAAGGAGCAGGTTTCCCTTTGGGAAATAAACGAAGCTTTTGCCGCGCAATGCATTCCGGTCATCGACAGGTTGGAGATCGATCACGAGTTGGTTAACGTCAACGGAGGAGCCATAGCTCTCGGTCATCCCTTGGGATGTACCGGAGCCAAACTGACGGTTACTTTGCTGCACGAGTTACTTCGATTGGGCGGAGGGTACGGCGTGGTCACGATGTGCATTGGCGGCGGCATGGGAGCGGCGGGCGTGTTTGAGGTGGTTTAG